From one Paramormyrops kingsleyae isolate MSU_618 chromosome 1, PKINGS_0.4, whole genome shotgun sequence genomic stretch:
- the LOC111850112 gene encoding protein APCDD1-like — MGSDKENTPEMLSCIFRASHAIILLVLIGLGEGSQHGDNSSQAVSMASHMGQQYKESQCHRLLSDLRNGARVIVHLPSNIEGHWVSTSCEVRPGPEFITRSYKFYRNGSFEARQFYYRDNHCTSPVYTLVIRGKIQLRQASWIIRGATEGEYLIQHIQAVCHSQRTADQLGQLLNCTCQGPQRSWEPGLGYELLNEQTGCDCSLGLNLTMNELQLLRLEKVYLHHGHVVEQLFLGDVHTDPTQRMYHRPSSFQAALQNAKNHEQACVACRIIARSGELRPPVLPPRADLAVALQGQWASLRCEVRPQGLFLKRHFIFHDNNHTWEGYYYHYMDPGCEQPTFSLYARGRYTHGLQSEKVMGGTEFVFKVNHMRVTPMELFTVSLLNIFDGNECGEQGSWQLGVEQDVTATNGCVALGIRLPHTEYELFRMEQDARGRFLLYNGQRPGDGSSPDTPQKRATSYQEPLVRCRASSPGGHREAGDQVPRRSGGSGQWLGLANVAVTLLVTLLTLQPC, encoded by the exons ATGGGAAGTGATAAAGAAAATACACCTGAAATGTTATCCTGCATCTTCAGAGCGAGTCATGCCATCATTTTGCTTGTACTTATCG GTCTGGGCGAAGGCTCCCAGCACGGCGACAACAGCTCTCAGGCGGTTTCCATGGCGAGTCACATGGGGCAGCAATATAAGGAATCGCAGTGTCACCGCTTGCTCAGTGACCTCCGTAATGGGGCGCGGGTCATTGTGCATTTGCCTTCCAACATTGAGGGCCATTGGGTGTCTACAAG CTGTGAAGTGAGACCAGGCCCAGAATTCATCACCAGATCCTACAAGTTCTACCGGAATGGTAGTTTCGAGGCCCGTCAGTTTTACTACAGAGACAATCACTGCACGTCCCCGGTTTACACGCTGGTGATCCGTGGCAAAATACAGCTGCGGCAGGCCTCCTGGATCATCCGTGGTGCCACCGAGGGCGAATACCTGATCCAGCACATCCAGGCTGTGTGCCACAGCCAGAGGACGGCAGACCAGCTCGGCCAACTCCTCAACTGCACCTGCCAGGGTCCGCAGAGGTCCTGGGAGCCCGGCTTGGGCTACGAGCTGTTGAATGAGCAGACCGGCTGTGACTGCTCACTTGGTCTAAATCTCACCATGAATGAGCTGCAGCTCCTGCGCTTGGAGAAGGTGTACCTTCACCACGGCCATGTGGTGGAGCAGCTGTTCCTGGGAGACGTGCATACGGATCCCACCCAGAGGATGTATCACCGACCCTCTAGCTTCCAGGCAGCTCTTCAGAACGCTAAG AACCACGAGCAGGCCTGCGTGGCATGCCGCATCATTGCGCGGTCGGGGGAGTTGCGGCCGCCCGTGCTGCCGCCACGAGCCGACCTGGCGGTGGCGCTACAGGGCCAGTGGGCGAGCCTGCGCTGCGAGGTACGGCCGCAGGGCCTCTTCCTCAAACGCCATTTCATCTTCCATGACAACAACCACACCTGGGAGGgctactactaccactacaTGGACCCTGGATGTGAGCAGCCCACCTTCAGCCTCTACGCCAGGGGACGCTATACCCATGGTTTGCAGTCGGAGAAGGTCATGGGGGGCACTGAGTTTGTCTTCAAAG TGAACCACATGAGGGTGACACCCATGGAGCTGTTCACGGTGTCCCTCCTGAACATCTTTGATGGGAACGAGTGCGGCGAACAGGGCTCCTGGCAGCTGGGCGTGGAGCAGGACGTCACGGCGACAAACGGCTGCGTAGCGCTGGGCATCCGGCTGCCCCACACCGAGTACGAGCTCTTCCGCATGGAGCAGGATGCCCGCGGACGCTTCCTCCTCTACAACGGCCAGCGGCCCGGTGACGGTTCCAGCCCAGACACGCCCCAGAAAAGAGCCACCTCCTATCAGGAGCCCCTGGTCCGGTGTAGGGCCAGCAGCCCAGGGGGCCACAGAGAGGCTGGGGACCAGGTCCCAAGACGCAGCGGGGGCAGTGGGCAGTGGCTTGGCCTGGCAAACGTGGCTGTGACCCTACTTGTCACCCTCC